TCCCGCATGATGGGTGTTACGGCGAAAAGGGCCGAAAATGCCATGAACATTATCCGGTCTATGTCACCCAAACCAGTGCAGGGGAAATTTGATGCCGCTGCAATGGCAATCGTGCCGGACATGTTAGTGGAACGTTATGGTGATCACTTTGTCGTGACCCACAACGACCACAACGTTCCGCGTCTGCGGGTGAACTCTGGCTATCGCAATCTTATCAAGCGTGGGAACAAGTCATCACAGGATACGAAGAAGTATATCCGGCAGAAGCTGGAGCAGGCACGTTGGCTGCTCAACAGTATCAATCAGCGGCGCTCGACCATGATCCGGGTGATGGAAGCGATTATTGTCAAACAGCACGAGTTCTTTGATAGGGGACCGGCCTTTCTGAAACCGCTCATAATGGAAGAGATTGCCCAGGCGGTGGACATGAACGTTGCCACTATTAGTCGAGTGTCCAACAGCAAGTATGTTCAGACGCCGCTAGGAGTCTACGAGATCAAGTATTTTTTCAACTCAGGTATTGCGCGTGCTGACGGCGATGATGTGTCTAAACGTTCCGTCAAGATACGGATAGAAGAAATTATTGCCGGAGAACCTCCCGAAAAACCGTTCTCCGACCAGGAAATCTACCGCAGGCTCAATGAGGAAGGGATCAAGCTGGCGCGTAGGACTGTCACCAAGTATCGGGAAGAACTCAAAATTCGCCCGGCGCGATTGCGAAAAAAGGTCACCTAGCTGTCGGACCGGAGATGTTCGACTGACCATTTGTTCTGGTGTCTTTGTACAGAGAAACAAAGCTGTATGGACCTCTGCTCTGGACCTTGCATATCCCCGAATCGCTACTTGAGCATCCGCCCACATCAATTCAGGGCGGGCCAACAGATCAAAAAAAGACTCGACCAACGATACGACATATGCTATCTTATGGTGTGAGCAGTACAAGTCCTTTAGTCGGATATATATTGGGGGATTCGCTATATTGCGGAATCTACCTTTGAAAACAGATATTTACTAGTACTGGTTGTTGAAGGATGTCTATCGGTAGTTGCTGGTCGGAGAAACAGATAGGGACCAACCTGCTGTCGTGGGTTGTTCTCCAATGTTTGAGGAAAGCGAGAATGTCACGAAAGCAGCAAGAATGACAGAAACCCTCGGCAACTCTATATGTTAAGCATGGAAAGGAGATGTTCATCATGTTGAAAAAGATAACAGCCCGTCACTTTGACTTGACACCCGAGATGAAAACCAGGGCGGAAGATGAGATGGACAGACTGACGCGGTATTTTGACAATATTGTATCGGCAGAACTCGTCCTTGACCGCGAGCGGCACAGACGCATGGCCGAACTTAAGGTCAATGTCTACAACCAGACGATCACCGGTTCAGGCGATACCGACGAGATCGATAGCGCCATTGCGGTTGCCGTCGATAAGGCTATCGCTCAGCTCAAGAAATACAAGGGTAAGCTAAAGAATCGTCGACCGGAAGAAATTGCCGATATCAAGGAAGACCTTACCCGCCCCAGCACTGATACCGACGAACTTGACATCTAACGGGTTGTTGGGGAGATTATATTGTCGCCATTGTGAATCCGCAATGACGGATCATCGTAGCGATCTCAAGATATTCACACCAAAATATCAATATGGAGGCGACCTTGTGTCGCCTCGGTGGTGGCTGGAGCAAAGATCGAACCAGCTCTGTTTATCGTCATGGATGAGGTAGGGCAACACGCCTAGGCGGGTTCGTTCCTGCAAGAGAACAGGCGATGCCTGTTGAGGCTGAAGACAGTCTCGCCCTTAACTTTATTTGTCCAGGTGCTTCATCGTCGCCCGATGCAGCTTTCCGTTCGTAGCGATGAAAGAATCAATTTCTGGATGAAGCGGCTTGCCGTTGATATCCGAACTTTTGCCGCCGGCTTCTTTGATAATACAAACAAACGGGGCGACATCAACCAGCTTGATCGCTGCCTCAACGACGATCTCAAGTTTTCCCGCTACCAGAAGATGATAAGGCCAGCAATCTCCAAAACACCGATGTCTCTTGCAGGCGGCTATGAGCGATTCGAGACCTCGCTTTTTGTCCTTCTCGGCGAACGGCCCCAACGATCCAAAACTCAACATGCTGTCGCGCAATCTCGATCTGTCGGAGACAGTCACGCGCTTGCTATTGAGCCAGGTTCCCGACCCTTTTTCCGCCACGAGCATTTCATTCATCACTGGTAGATACGAGACCCCTACGATCACTTCATCCCGATGCATCAGGGCAATCAACGTCCCCCAGAGAGGAATGCCGGCAATGAAGTTCTTGGTTCCGTCGATTGGATCGATGATCCAGACATAGTTGCTTTGGCGTCCGCTGCGACCTGATTCTTCGCCGAAAAAGGCGTGTTCGGGAAACTGTGACCGGATTGTTTCGATAATTACTTTCTCGGCCTCAGTGTCAGCTACTGTTACTGGTGTACGGTCCTTCTTGAGCTTCACCTCGACATTCGCTTCATAGTATTTCAGCGCCTGACTGGCACCTGCCCGGGCTGCTCTCTTTGCTATTGTGAGAAATTTCGACATCTGGCACCTATCATTACTAAAGCAACAGATATTCTAAATATCATTGTAATCAAGATACGGCGCATACATGGAGTAGCCAACCCTCAACTGTCTGTCAGTTTCATTTTGGCTGTGGGGTGAACATCCTCTCCTCGAAGCTATTTTCCGAAAGGAGTTTTCTTCGGCGTTGCGTAGTGAAGATATCGGCGTTATCTTGAACTATTAACAATGGTTATGTCTTTATGCCTATTTACTACAAGATATTAGTATTTATACTTACCTCAATTGGTTTCATCTGGGTATCGCGAGCATCTTTGGGTAATTGGCGTACCCATGGATTCTACAGGTTTTTCGCCTGGGAGACTCTGCTGGTGCTGATTCTGTTACACCTCAATCATTGGTTCCATGAACCGTGGAGTATACATCAGATGGTTTCCTGGCTTTTGCTGTTCGCATCCACGGGGCTAGTGTTACATGGCGCCTGGTTGTTGAAAGTGGTGGGGAAACCGGACAGCACACGCGACGATCCGTCACTCATAGGGATAGAAAAGACAACGAAGTTAGTGAAGGCCGGAGTGTATCGTTACATACGGCACCCGATTTATAGTTCGCTGATCGGTCTGGGCTGGGGAGTATGTTTCAAGCAACCCTCCCTGGTGGGCGTGAGTCTGGCATTGATAACAACAGCTTTGCTGACAATCGCGGCCAGGATAGAAGAGATCGAGAACAGACGTTTCTTTGGGTCTGATTATGAATGCTACATGAAAAAGACGAAAATGTTCATTCCCTACCTTTTCTAACAATGTACTCCAGAATAGAGATGTCGTTGCGCGTCCTGTGCTCATGAGTGAGGAGTACTACGGCTGCGCTCTGTCTTCTGTTCATGTTCACCGGATCATCTGCTCTGCACCAATAATGTTGTTGCCAACCGAGTGCGCAGACACTACGGTAGGGGAAAAGCAGTAATATCGCTGAAAATACGATGTGAGATGAACAAAGAGAAAAACCAAATGACGTTGCCCGATTACCAGTGGAGAACGGCTACCTGTGAGGTGTGTGGGCGTTCGTTTGACCATACGTCGCAACGAAGACCACATACCTGTCGTAATGGCGAGTGCCTTTATGCCTGGCATTTCAAAATCAATCCCCAATCATGGGCGTCATATCAACCGACCCTGTTCGATGAACCTCTCGCTGACCAGTGATGCACGCCGCGGGGGTTTCTCTGAACAACAAATCGCAGACAAAACCCTATTTTGTAGGGCGGAACCCCTTGGTGGTTCCGCCGCATACGGCAGGAGCGCAAAAGGCTCCTGCCCTACTGTCTACGGCAGCTTGATGTTATCTATGAGGCGTACACCATGGACATTGACTGCCAGCGAGCAGATTGTTCCTTTGGTTATCTTTCTGACAGGACGGAGAGTTGAGAATTCGGTGAAAGCGATGTAATCGATTTTCGCACTCGGGCAGGCAGCCATGATGACCGCTTTCATTTCCTTCTTAATCCGGGCGACACTGGTGATACCTGCCAACACCATGCTCCGAGCACTTCGCAGCGCGAAGTGAAGACATAATGCCTCGGAACGATGTTCACCGACAAGATAGGCATTTCGTGATGACATCGCCAGACCATCTCGTTCTCGTATTATCGGAGCGATAATGAACTTGATCGTATAACCGAGATCTTTTGTCATCTGTCGCAGCACGACCGCCTGCTGGAAATCCTTCATGCCAAATACAACCACATCCGGACGACAGATATTGAACAGCTTGGCTACAATTGTTGTTACACCTCGAAAATGAGTCGGGCGTGTGGTGCCTTCGAGTGTCTGCGTAAGTTTCTCGACGGTGACAAAGGTTTGGTAACCTTCGGGATAAATATCGTCAGCCTTCGGGATGAAAACAATCTCGCCACCGCTCTCTCGGATCTTGCGCAGATCCCTTTTTTCGTCGCGAGGATAACGGCTGAGGTCTTCACCGACAGCGAACTGAGCTGGATTTACAAATATCGTCACAATGACAACATCGGTTTTGGATGCGACACGACGGATCAGGGAAGTATGGCCTTCGTGAAGAAACCCCATCGTCGGCACGAGGCCGATTGTTTTCCCTTCGGCGGCGATCCTGCGGACGTGACGCTGCATACTCTTGATTGAGCGAATGATCTTCATGGGGGTAGGTATAGCGGATTATGAGAGCGGCGTCAAGCAGTAGGGCACAGCTCCTACTTCAGCAACAGCCGCGTAATTTCGTCGATGACGTAGATACCTTCCTCGGAGAGTTTGAGACTACCACGTTCGGGCAGGAGGTGGCCGGATTCCACCAGCCGCGCATATTTTTTCGGGTTCAGCCGACTAGAGAGTGAAGTCCCGAAACGTTTCGTAAAAACAGAGCGGCTGATACCGCGTGAAGTGCGTAGCCCCAACATGATAGCCTCGGTCATTCGTTCCTCAAGACCA
The sequence above is a segment of the Candidatus Zixiibacteriota bacterium genome. Coding sequences within it:
- the rpoN gene encoding RNA polymerase factor sigma-54, producing the protein MKLGLGLQLKLSQKLAPQLIQSLKMLQMPVLKLEQTIRHELATNPLLEEIEELEPDKDEAEERDAEVEIAEDEKEDTIDWDEYLFDEEEGYKVRETREVGEERFEGTAAQSNNLYDHLLEQLSFLKLTPEEHLIGEYIIGNISPEGYLTISVEEMAMELEIEPSIIEEVVTQVQRFDPTGVGARDLRESLLIQLKEKGYEGSLPYRIVDEHLHELDRKSILQISRMMGVTAKRAENAMNIIRSMSPKPVQGKFDAAAMAIVPDMLVERYGDHFVVTHNDHNVPRLRVNSGYRNLIKRGNKSSQDTKKYIRQKLEQARWLLNSINQRRSTMIRVMEAIIVKQHEFFDRGPAFLKPLIMEEIAQAVDMNVATISRVSNSKYVQTPLGVYEIKYFFNSGIARADGDDVSKRSVKIRIEEIIAGEPPEKPFSDQEIYRRLNEEGIKLARRTVTKYREELKIRPARLRKKVT
- the raiA gene encoding ribosome-associated translation inhibitor RaiA, with protein sequence MLKKITARHFDLTPEMKTRAEDEMDRLTRYFDNIVSAELVLDRERHRRMAELKVNVYNQTITGSGDTDEIDSAIAVAVDKAIAQLKKYKGKLKNRRPEEIADIKEDLTRPSTDTDELDI
- a CDS encoding inositol monophosphatase, with product MSKFLTIAKRAARAGASQALKYYEANVEVKLKKDRTPVTVADTEAEKVIIETIRSQFPEHAFFGEESGRSGRQSNYVWIIDPIDGTKNFIAGIPLWGTLIALMHRDEVIVGVSYLPVMNEMLVAEKGSGTWLNSKRVTVSDRSRLRDSMLSFGSLGPFAEKDKKRGLESLIAACKRHRCFGDCWPYHLLVAGKLEIVVEAAIKLVDVAPFVCIIKEAGGKSSDINGKPLHPEIDSFIATNGKLHRATMKHLDK
- a CDS encoding isoprenylcysteine carboxylmethyltransferase family protein — encoded protein: MLILLHLNHWFHEPWSIHQMVSWLLLFASTGLVLHGAWLLKVVGKPDSTRDDPSLIGIEKTTKLVKAGVYRYIRHPIYSSLIGLGWGVCFKQPSLVGVSLALITTALLTIAARIEEIENRRFFGSDYECYMKKTKMFIPYLF
- the panC gene encoding pantoate--beta-alanine ligase yields the protein MKIIRSIKSMQRHVRRIAAEGKTIGLVPTMGFLHEGHTSLIRRVASKTDVVIVTIFVNPAQFAVGEDLSRYPRDEKRDLRKIRESGGEIVFIPKADDIYPEGYQTFVTVEKLTQTLEGTTRPTHFRGVTTIVAKLFNICRPDVVVFGMKDFQQAVVLRQMTKDLGYTIKFIIAPIIRERDGLAMSSRNAYLVGEHRSEALCLHFALRSARSMVLAGITSVARIKKEMKAVIMAACPSAKIDYIAFTEFSTLRPVRKITKGTICSLAVNVHGVRLIDNIKLP